The region ACTCACACCTCCTCCAgccccatcacctccaccatgGCAGCCTCCACCCTGTCTGTCTGCTCCAGCGACCTGAGCTATGACTGTCCAGAGAGCTGCTGCGAGCCCCCCTGCTGTGCCCCCAGCTGCTGCACCTCGGCCCCCCGCCTGACCCTCCTCTGTGCCCCAGTGAGCTGCGAGTCCAGCCCCTGCTGCCAGCCAGCCTGCAGCAGCTCCTGTCCGGCCTCGTGCTGCCAGCAGTCTAGCTGCCAGCCCACCTGCTGCACCTCCTCCCCCTGCCAGCAGGCCTGCTGTGAGCCCGTCTGCTGCAGGCCCGTCTGCTGTAGGCCTGTCTGCTGCACACCTATCTGTTGCACACCTGTGTGCTATGAAGCCTCCCCCTGTTCTGCCTCCTCATGTTGCCAGCAGTCCAGCTGTACCTCCTCCCCCTGCCAGCAGGCCTACTGTGAGCCTGTCTGCTGCAGGCCTGTCTGCTGCAGGCCCGTCTGCTGTGAGGCCTCCCCCTGCTGcaaaccctcctcctcctccgtgtCCCTCCTGTGCCGGCCCGTGTGCCGCCCCACCTGCTGTGTGCCCACCTCCTCCTGCCAGCCCAGCTGCTGcagaccctcctcctcctctgtgtccCTCCTGTGCCAGCCCGTGTGCCGCCCCACCTGCTGTGTGCCCACCTCCTCCTGCCAGCCCAGCTGCTGcagaccctcctcctcctccgtgtCCCTCTTGTGCCGGCCCGTGTGCCGCCCCACCTGCTGTGTGCCCACCTCTTCCTGCCAGCCCAGCTGTTGCCGCCCGGCCTCCTCCGTGTCCCTGCTCTGCCAGCCCGTGTGCCCCCGTCCCACCTGCTGCATCCCTGCCTCAGCCCCAGAGCCCTGCTGCTGACCAGGCACATCCCCTCAGGGCCAGCCGGGCACCATAGGGCAACCCCCCACCACCAGCCTCATGACCGCCCTCAGGGTTTCTCCAGGAGTTCCAAGCTACATGGACACCCCCTTGCCCTCTCTGCCCAGGAGTGGGGCCCCCTCAAACTCCAGATGACCATGCCCGTGCTCACTGCCCACTCCTCCTGGGACCCAGTGCTCAGGCCTGGGGACCAGGTTTCACAATCCAGG is a window of Ovis aries strain OAR_USU_Benz2616 breed Rambouillet chromosome 1, ARS-UI_Ramb_v3.0, whole genome shotgun sequence DNA encoding:
- the LOC101104456 gene encoding keratin-associated protein 10-11-like isoform X2, which encodes MAASTLSVCSSDLSYDCPESCCEPPCCAPSCCTSAPRLTLLCAPVSCESSPCCQPACSSSCPASCCQQSSCQPTCCTSSPCQQACCEPVCCRPVCCRPVCCTPICCTPVCYEASPCSASSCCQQSSCTSSPCQQAYCEPVCCRPVCCRPVCCEASPCCKPSSSSVSLLCRPVCRPTCCVPTSSCQPSCCRPSSSSVSLLCQPVCRPTCCVPTSSCQPSSSSCQPSCCRPASSVSLLCQPVCPRPTCCIPASAPEPCC
- the LOC101104456 gene encoding keratin-associated protein 10-7-like isoform X1, whose translation is MAASTLSVCSSDLSYDCPESCCEPPCCAPSCCTSAPRLTLLCAPVSCESSPCCQPACSSSCPASCCQQSSCQPTCCTSSPCQQACCEPVCCRPVCCRPVCCTPICCTPVCYEASPCSASSCCQQSSCTSSPCQQAYCEPVCCRPVCCRPVCCEASPCCKPSSSSVSLLCRPVCRPTCCVPTSSCQPSCCRPSSSSVSLLCQPVCRPTCCVPTSSCQPSCCRPSSSSVSLLCRPVCRPTCCVPTSSCQPSCCRPASSVSLLCQPVCPRPTCCIPASAPEPCC